TTGCGGATAGTTGTAAGTCCGGATCCGTTCAGAGCGGTCACCCGTTCCTACAGCAGATTTGCGGTTTGCATCATATTCTTCGCGAGCTTCACGTTCAAATTTATCATATACACGTGCGCGTAATACTTTCATCGCTTTGTCTTTATTTTTCAGCTGGGAACGTTCATCTTGCATCGATACGACAATCCCGGTTGGAATATGCGTTAGACGTACAGCTGACATCGTCGTATTGACACTTTGTCCACCGGCACCAGTAGACGCAAATGTATCAGTGCGGATATCTTTATCGTGCAGTTCAATTTCCACTTCTTCCGCTTCTGGCAAAATGGCTACTGTCGCTGTTGATGTATGGATTCGACCACCTGATTCTGTTTCTGGTACACGTTGAACACGGTGCGCCCCGTTTTCATATTTCATTCGGGAAAAGGCATCATTTCCATTCATCATCGCAATAATTTCTTTGTAACCACCAATACCGGTTGGGTTCGCGTCCATGATTTCTACTTTCCAGCCACGTGATTCCGCATATTTACTGTACATACGGAATAAATCGCCGGCAAATAAAGCTGCTTCATCTCCACCAGCTGCTCCGCGGATTTCTAAAATAACGTTTTTGTCATCATTAGGATCTTTTGGCACGAGTAATAGTTTTAGTCGTTCTTCTAAGTCTGCCTTTTCTTTTTGAAGTTCCGCGAATTCTTCTTTGGCCATTTCGCGCATTTCATCGTCTAGTTTTTCTCCTAAGAGTTCCTTTGTTTCGTTAATTTGTTCGTTTACATTTTTGTATTCGCGGTACGTTTCGACTGTCGCGGTAATGCCAGATTGTTCTTTGGAAAGGTCGCGTAGTCGTTTTGGATCCGATACTACATCTGGATCACTTAATAACTCATTTAGTTCATCATAACGGTCTTCCACCGCCTGTAATCGATCATACATTGTATTTCAACACCTCTTTTAATTATTTTATTGGTGGATTGGCATGACATTTGCGACACACAGGGTAATAGTGGTCATTTCCGCCAATCATAATTTGTTCACCTGTATAAACTGGTTTTCCTTTGTCATCAACGCGCAGAACCATCGTTGCCTTTTTAGCACAAAACCAGCAAATTGTTTTCATTTCTTCTAGTTTATCCGCATATAGCAGCAAGTATTTCGAACCTTCAAATAGCTCATTTCGAAAATCATTTTTTAGTCCGTAGGCAATTACTGGGATATTTAATTCATCCACAATTTTCGCTAACTGAAATACGTGTTCTTTTTCTAGAAACTGTGATTCATCTAAAAGAACACAATTCGGTTTTGGTTTAATATTCGCTACGATTTCAAAAATATCTGTGTCACTAAAAATAGGAGTTGCTTCTCGTTTCAGTCCAATTCGACTTGAAATGAAGCCAACTTGGTCTCTATCGTCAATACCTGAAGTGAAGATAGCCACTGTTTTATTTTGTTCTTCATAATTATGTGCGACTTTAAGAATTTCAATGGTTTTCCCACTATTCATGGAACCATAACGGAAAAATAACTGTGCCATTAAGACCGCTCCCTTTAACTTTATAAACTCTTTTCCTATTTTATCATAGAGCGGCACAAATTGGGACATATAGTTAAAAAAAGCTACGCCGCATATGGGCATAGCTTGATTTCATCGAAAAACTTCCGCGCCGCTTCCTTCGACATCAAGTAGAAGGACGTCCGCATCGATTTCTAGTGTTTGTAAAGATGTTTGCAGTTTATTCGCGAGGTTTCGAGGAGCGAACACTAGGACAGTTGGACCAGCGCCGCTCAAACAAGCAGCATAGGCTCCCTGGCTTTTGGCTACATCGCGAATTTGTGTTAAATGTGGCACTAATTGACTGCGATATTTTTCATGCCATAAATCACGTTCCATCATTTCTCCGGCTAATGTCATATCATTGCGCAAAATCGCGGCAATCATTACATTGGCGATACTACTAGCTTGGACAGCTTCTTTGAACGGAAGCGTATCAGGCAAAACACCACGACTTTCCGAAGTAAGAAGTTCTGCCTTTGGAATAAAAGCAATTAAAGCACAATCCGGAAAAAGGTGGCGTACATAGAAATCTTCTCCATCTAATTTCGCCCCTACGACCCAGTTTCCTAGAACCGCTGGCGCGACATTATCGGGATGCCCTTCTATTTCAGCAGCTATCCGGACTTTTTCCTCTTTTGAAAGGTTAAGTTCAGCAAGTGTATTGGCTAATTCAATCCCCGCAACAACCGCCGCAGAACTACTGCCTAGTCCACGAGCGGGTGGAATATCACAGGTCATCACTAAATGATGCGGCGTTAAATTAGGCGCCAGATTTAAGGCCGTTTCGATAATTACATTGGTTTCATCATGCGGAATCCCGCCGCCAATATTATGTTCGATATACCAAGAGTCTGCTTCCGCTCCAATATCAAGCGTTAAATATAACGTTAACGCTAAACCACACGAATCAAAGCCAGGGCCAAGATTGGCTGTCGTTGCTGGGACACGAATACGCATTAAGCTTTCACTCCTGAACGTAAATGTGTGCGCATTGCTTCGATATCATCCACATGAGAAATTGGAATTTCATGCACACTCATCGCAGTATCCGGATCTTTTAACCCATTTCCAGTAAAGACACAAACAACTGTTTCGCCTTTTTTAATTGTTCCATTTGCTACATGTTGGATTACACCAGCTAATGAAGCAGCTGAACCTGGCTCGATGAAGACACCATCTTGCGCTGCAATTTTTTTATAGGCATTAACAATTTCATCATCTGTTACAGAATGGATATATCCGCCAGATTCATCGCGAGCTGCTTCTGCAAGCCCCCAACTAGCTGGATTTCCGATACGAATCGCTGTTGCAATTGTTTCCGGATTATCAATCGGTTTACCTTGAACAATCGCAGCCGCACCTTCCGCTTCAAAACCATGCATCCGTGGAAGTCCAGAAGCCTTAGCCTCATTCCACTCTTTAAATCCTTTCCAGTATGCAGAAATATTTCCGGCATTACCGACTGGAATAGCAAGGACATCTGGAGCAGAACCTAATTGCTCACAAATTTCGAATGCAGCTGTTTTTTGACCTTCTAAACGATAAGGATTTACCGAGTTTACAAGCGTTACTGCTTCTGTTTCAGCCAATTCACGAACCGATTTTAATGCTTCGTCAAAATTACCTTGAATCGAGATAATATCTGCTCCGTACATAACTGCTTGCGCTAATTTTCCTAAGGCAACTTTACCTTCTGGAATAACAATGTACGCTTTTAATCCCGCACGTGTTGCGTATGCCGCAGCCGCAGCAGAAGTATTCCCAGTGGATGCACAAATAACCGCTTCGGCACCTTCTTCTTTCGCTTTAGCGACAGCCATAACCATTCCACGGTCTTTAAAAGAACCGGTTGGATTTAAGCCTTCATATTTTCCGTATAAAGTAACACCAAGTTCTTTGGACAAATTCGGTAATGGGATAAGTGGTGTATTTCCTTCCGCAAGTGAAATCATTGGCGTTTTATCAGTTACTGGTAGATATTCTTTATATTTTTCTAGTAAACCTTTATACATATTTAACCCTCCACAACGGAATATTTTGCGAGCATTTGCATTTCTGGCTCATCTTTGACCCTAGCGATTGCTTGTTCTAATTGTGCTTGACTAGTTGAATGTGTCACGATAACAACGGTCGCCGTAAAATCATCATACGGTTGTTGCAAAATTTTATCAAAACCAACGCCGGCTTCCGCAAAAATTTGCGTCAACTTAAGGAAGGTTCCTGTTTTATCGTCCATTGTTAGACGAAGATAGTATTTTGAGAAAACTTGTTCTTTCGGTGTATGCTTCGTTTCGTGTTTGTAGCTGTTAAAAGCATTCCCATTAGTACCAAGACGGCTGTTTTTAGCAACAGTAATTAAATCACTAACCACACTTGTCGCAGTTGGTAATTCGCCAGCACCAGGTCCGTAAAACATTGTTTCTCCGACTGCTGCACCAGTTACAAATACGGCATTATTTTCATAGTTAACACCTGCAAGCGGATGAGCTTTTGGTAATAAAACCGGCCCTACGTTGACATTAACTGTGCCGTTTGTTTCTTCCGCCGTACCTACTAGTTTAATTTTATAACCTAATTGGTAAGCTACATCGATATCTTCAGGAGAAATCCCGCGAATACCATTTGTTTCTACATTATCTAAATTCACATTCATACCAAATGCGAGTCTTGTCATAATAACCATTTTCCTTGCGGCATCGATTCCGTCTACATCATTTGTTGGATCAGATTCGGCAAAACCCAGCGCTTGTGCTTCTGCTAAAACATCTTCATATGACTTTTTCTCTGTCGTCATTTTTGTTAGCATAAAATTGGTCGTCCCGTTGACGATTCCCATTACTTTTTGAATTTTATCTGCTGCAAGGCTGTTTACGATTGTTCGTAAAATTGGAATTCCCCCGGCAACACTTGCTTCATAAAACAAATCACAGTTATTAGCTTGTGCAACTGCCACTAATTCGTCGCCGTGTAGCGCAATCAAATCCTTATTCGCAGTTACTACATGCTTTCCAGCTTTCAAGGCCTGCAAAATGTATTCCCGCGCAGTTGTGATGCTGCCCATAACCTCGACAACAACAGCAATTTCTGGATCATCCAGTACATCAGACGGATTGGTGGTTAGTTCAAAACCTTTTGTTTCATAACGGCGATTTTTTTCTAAGTCACGAACTAGCACTTTCTTTACAGAAATATGATAGCCAGTTACTTGACTAATTTTTTCTTGATGCTCTTCTAAAATATGAATAACACCGCTACCTACCGTTCCAAATCCTAACACACCTACTTGTAACTTTGCTTCCACTTGAAAACCTCCTTATTATTGTTTAACAAAACAGAAAATTTAACTTTTTTAATACCTACTCATAAAAAAAGTAATTAGTGATATTATACGCAACTTGACCGGGAAAAGTAAACCCTTGAAAGGAAAGTTTTTATTTTTAGTAGCTATAAGGAAAATTTCCATAAAAAAACACACCCAGCAAAAGCTGAGTGCGCAAATTATTTCGTTCGTTACATACAGTCTTATTTGAGACCGTATTTTTTGTTGAAGCGGTCCACACGGCCGTCTGCAGTCGCATGTTTTTGTTTACCAGTATAGAACGGGTGCGAATCAGAAGAGATTTCGACACGAAGTAATGGATACTCGTTGCCATCTTCCCATTTAATTGTTTCGCTTGAGCTCTTAGTAGAACCTGACAAAAATTTGAAATCAGTACTAGTATCAACAAATACCACTGGACGGTACTCAGGATGAATTCCAGTTTTCATTTCTTTTCAACTCCTTCGCCCTGAATCATCTGAAACAGAGTAATTAAGTGCTTTTACACACAGTATAAATATTATAACAATGTTGAAGCAAACAAGCAAGATTATTTTTGCACTTTAAAGATTATCCATTTACTAAACACATAGTTCAGTACAAGCACAATAATATTGGTCCAGATTTTCGCCCATAATTCGTCTACAGATAAATAACTGATTAAAAGAATCATGACTAAAATATCTATTATATAGGTTAAACAACGAAAACCAAAGAAAGAACTCGCTTCACGAAGACGATCTTTCCAAGTCGGCGTATAACTGTCAAAAACAAATTTTTTATTTGAAAAGTAAGCGAAAAGTACAGATGCGATAAAAGCAATAGTATTTGCGATACGGTAATCCCAGTTCAAAACATAAGTACATAACCAAAATGTTACGATGTTAATAACTGTCGTAAATCCACCCATAATTAGGTACATGAATATACTGTGTACTTGATCTGTGTACCACGGAATTTTATTTAATAATTGTCTTATTTTGCTCATAAAATAACTTCTTTCTCTGTAGTATTTTTGGTTTATTTTTTAAACATCTCTTCTTGCAATAATTCATAAAAAGCTTCATTATTCTCTGTTTTCTTCAGATAGCGTACGAAACGTTCTGAAATGTCTAGTCCATCGCTTTGTTTTGGCATTGCTTTGCGGATTTTCCAAAGTTGTTCTAAGCGCTCTTTGGATAGGAGTAGCTCTTCTTTTCTTGTTCCAGAACGGCGCATATCGATTGCCGGGAAAACGCGGCGTTCGGCAAGTTGGCGATCGAGGTGTAATTCCATGTTCCCCGTTCCTTTGAATTCCTCGTAAATAACGTCGTCCATTCGAGAACCCGTGTCAACTAATGCTGTGGCAAGAATGGTTAAGCTTCCACCTTCTTCAATATTACGAGCAGCTCCAAAGAAGCGCTTCGGTCTATGGAATGCAGCAGGATCAATCCCCCCGGAAAGCGTTCGACCACTTGGCGGAATCACTAGGTTATAGGCTCTCGCAAGTCGCGTAATACTATCCATTAAAATGACCACATCACGTTTTTGTTCTACTAAACGCATCGCTCGTTCAAGAACCAGTTCTGCTACTTTAATGTGATTTTCAGGTACTTCATCAAATGTGGAACTGACAACATCGGCCTTTACAGAACGTTCGATATCAGTTACTTCTTCCGGACGCTCATCAATTAACAAGACAATCAATTCTGACTCTGGATGATTAGTAGTAATCGCGTTCGCAATTTCTTTAAGTAATACCGTTTTACCTGCTTTTGGCGGAGCTACAATAAGTCCACGTTGACCAAAACCAATTGGTGAAATCAAATCAATCGTTCTTGTGGAAATAGGATTTTTGCCTGTTTCTAAATGAATTTGACGATCTGGATAAAGCGGTGTTAGCCCTGGGAAATGCACTCTTTCTTTAGCCACTTCTGGGTTTTCTCCATTGACAGCCTCGACATGGAGTAAACCAAAATAACGTTCATTTTCTTTCGGAGGACGAACTTTTCCAGAAACCTTATCCCCAGTTCTTAACTCGAAACGTCTAATTTGGGAAGCTGAAATGTAAATATCTTCTGAGCTGGAAGAATAGTTGATTGGACGTAAGAAGCCAAAACCTTCATTTGGGATAATTTCTAATACACCTTCCATGAAGAAAAATCCTTCTTTTTCTGCGTTTGATTTTAATAAAGCAAAAATTAATTCTCGTTTAGTTAATTTGCTATAATAGGCAATTTTGTGTTCTTTTGCTAAAGCATAGATCTCTTTTATTGTTAAACTTTCTAAGTATGCAATGGACAGTTTAGCCATATATGTACCACCTTTTTGAGTTAATAAATAGT
The sequence above is drawn from the Listeria monocytogenes genome and encodes:
- the prfA gene encoding peptide chain release factor 1: MYDRLQAVEDRYDELNELLSDPDVVSDPKRLRDLSKEQSGITATVETYREYKNVNEQINETKELLGEKLDDEMREMAKEEFAELQKEKADLEERLKLLLVPKDPNDDKNVILEIRGAAGGDEAALFAGDLFRMYSKYAESRGWKVEIMDANPTGIGGYKEIIAMMNGNDAFSRMKYENGAHRVQRVPETESGGRIHTSTATVAILPEAEEVEIELHDKDIRTDTFASTGAGGQSVNTTMSAVRLTHIPTGIVVSMQDERSQLKNKDKAMKVLRARVYDKFEREAREEYDANRKSAVGTGDRSERIRTYNYPQNRVTDHRIGLTIQKLDQIMEGKLDEIIDALILEDQTSKLEHLNDAN
- a CDS encoding thymidine kinase, translating into MAQLFFRYGSMNSGKTIEILKVAHNYEEQNKTVAIFTSGIDDRDQVGFISSRIGLKREATPIFSDTDIFEIVANIKPKPNCVLLDESQFLEKEHVFQLAKIVDELNIPVIAYGLKNDFRNELFEGSKYLLLYADKLEEMKTICWFCAKKATMVLRVDDKGKPVYTGEQIMIGGNDHYYPVCRKCHANPPIK
- the thrB gene encoding homoserine kinase, with translation MRIRVPATTANLGPGFDSCGLALTLYLTLDIGAEADSWYIEHNIGGGIPHDETNVIIETALNLAPNLTPHHLVMTCDIPPARGLGSSSAAVVAGIELANTLAELNLSKEEKVRIAAEIEGHPDNVAPAVLGNWVVGAKLDGEDFYVRHLFPDCALIAFIPKAELLTSESRGVLPDTLPFKEAVQASSIANVMIAAILRNDMTLAGEMMERDLWHEKYRSQLVPHLTQIRDVAKSQGAYAACLSGAGPTVLVFAPRNLANKLQTSLQTLEIDADVLLLDVEGSGAEVFR
- the thrC gene encoding threonine synthase — encoded protein: MYKGLLEKYKEYLPVTDKTPMISLAEGNTPLIPLPNLSKELGVTLYGKYEGLNPTGSFKDRGMVMAVAKAKEEGAEAVICASTGNTSAAAAAYATRAGLKAYIVIPEGKVALGKLAQAVMYGADIISIQGNFDEALKSVRELAETEAVTLVNSVNPYRLEGQKTAAFEICEQLGSAPDVLAIPVGNAGNISAYWKGFKEWNEAKASGLPRMHGFEAEGAAAIVQGKPIDNPETIATAIRIGNPASWGLAEAARDESGGYIHSVTDDEIVNAYKKIAAQDGVFIEPGSAASLAGVIQHVANGTIKKGETVVCVFTGNGLKDPDTAMSVHEIPISHVDDIEAMRTHLRSGVKA
- a CDS encoding homoserine dehydrogenase; the encoded protein is MEAKLQVGVLGFGTVGSGVIHILEEHQEKISQVTGYHISVKKVLVRDLEKNRRYETKGFELTTNPSDVLDDPEIAVVVEVMGSITTAREYILQALKAGKHVVTANKDLIALHGDELVAVAQANNCDLFYEASVAGGIPILRTIVNSLAADKIQKVMGIVNGTTNFMLTKMTTEKKSYEDVLAEAQALGFAESDPTNDVDGIDAARKMVIMTRLAFGMNVNLDNVETNGIRGISPEDIDVAYQLGYKIKLVGTAEETNGTVNVNVGPVLLPKAHPLAGVNYENNAVFVTGAAVGETMFYGPGAGELPTATSVVSDLITVAKNSRLGTNGNAFNSYKHETKHTPKEQVFSKYYLRLTMDDKTGTFLKLTQIFAEAGVGFDKILQQPYDDFTATVVIVTHSTSQAQLEQAIARVKDEPEMQMLAKYSVVEG
- a CDS encoding type B 50S ribosomal protein L31 produces the protein MKTGIHPEYRPVVFVDTSTDFKFLSGSTKSSSETIKWEDGNEYPLLRVEISSDSHPFYTGKQKHATADGRVDRFNKKYGLK
- the gtcA gene encoding cell wall teichoic acid glycosylation protein GtcA, which produces MSKIRQLLNKIPWYTDQVHSIFMYLIMGGFTTVINIVTFWLCTYVLNWDYRIANTIAFIASVLFAYFSNKKFVFDSYTPTWKDRLREASSFFGFRCLTYIIDILVMILLISYLSVDELWAKIWTNIIVLVLNYVFSKWIIFKVQK
- the rho gene encoding transcription termination factor Rho; this translates as MAKLSIAYLESLTIKEIYALAKEHKIAYYSKLTKRELIFALLKSNAEKEGFFFMEGVLEIIPNEGFGFLRPINYSSSSEDIYISASQIRRFELRTGDKVSGKVRPPKENERYFGLLHVEAVNGENPEVAKERVHFPGLTPLYPDRQIHLETGKNPISTRTIDLISPIGFGQRGLIVAPPKAGKTVLLKEIANAITTNHPESELIVLLIDERPEEVTDIERSVKADVVSSTFDEVPENHIKVAELVLERAMRLVEQKRDVVILMDSITRLARAYNLVIPPSGRTLSGGIDPAAFHRPKRFFGAARNIEEGGSLTILATALVDTGSRMDDVIYEEFKGTGNMELHLDRQLAERRVFPAIDMRRSGTRKEELLLSKERLEQLWKIRKAMPKQSDGLDISERFVRYLKKTENNEAFYELLQEEMFKK